Genomic segment of Streptomyces alboniger:
ACGTATCCGGGGCTGAAGGGCGTGCTGCCGGGATACGGGCATCAGAATCCCAACGACTGGGGGCTCGGATTCGAGATCCGGGACTCCAAGGTGCCGCACTGGACGGGGAGTTCGTCTTCGCCGCGGACGTTCGGGCACTTCGGGCAGGCCGGGACGTTCCTGTGGATCGACCCGGACGCCGGGGCGGCTTGTGTGGCCCTCACCGACCGACCCTTCGGGCCCTGGGCCGTGGAGGTCTGGCCGCCCTTCACCGACGCGGTGCTCGCGGAGCTGTGAAGGGACGGCTGCCCACTCGGCACGCGGGGCTGTGAAGAGAACGGCTGCCCGCTCGGCACGCGGAGCCGTGAAGGACGGCTACCCGCTCGACATCTCCCACACCAGCAGCTCGACCGCCGCCACGCCCTCCCCCGCTGTGGTCTCCCCCGCCGTGGCCGCCGCGCCCTCCACGACCTCCCCCTCCGCGGCCTCCCCCGCGATGGCCACGACCTCCAGGTCCCGGTCTGTCTCGCCCGTGACCCGCGCCGCGTCGCCCGCGCTCAAGCGCTCGTCCCCCAGCCGTACTTCGCCGCGCACCACGTGGAGGTAGGTGAACGGGGCGTCCGGTAGGGCGGTGCGTTCGTTCGGGGCCAGGCGTCGGATGTGGAGCAGGGCCCCCGCCCCGGGGATCTCGTACGGGGTGGAGTCGGCGATTCCGTGGACGACCGTGTAGGCGGGGTCGCCGCCCGGGGAGAGCGGGGCGAGCCACATCTGGACGAAGACGAGAGGGGCGTCGCCGTCGTTGCGTTCCACGTGGCGGACGCCGCCCGCCGAGGACAGGTGCTGGACATCGCCCGGGCGGACCAGGGATGCGTGGCCCGTCGAGTCGCGGTGGGTGAGTTCACCCTCGACGACCCAGGTGACGATCTCGGTGTGGCTGTGCGGGTGTTCGTCGAAGCCCGCGCCGGGCGCGAGGCGCTCTTCGTTGCAGGCCAGGATCGCGCCGAAGCGGAGGTTGTCGGGGTCGTAGTGGGGCCCGAAGGAGAAGGCGTGGAAGGACTCGATGCCGTCCGCCGCCTCCCCGCCGCGGTACCGGTCGCCGGAGCGCCGTACGTCTATCACGCCTCCACGTTAGGGCCTGTCCGGCGGGCTGGGGAGCGGGGTCCTGTGCATGTCTCGGGACGCGGGGCGGAGGGGGCAGAAGGCGGCCGTCGCCCCGGGCGCGGCCCGATCCACGGGGTCGGCCCTGGCCCCGGCACCGCATGTCCCCGCCCCGATAAGGCAGTCTTGTCCCCGTGCCCGAACCCTCAGCGAACGAAGCCCACCAGGAGTCCCAGCCGGGTATCCCGCCCGGGTCCCACCCGGAGCCAGGAGCCGGGCCCCGGCAGGACCGCCGCACCCCTCACGCGCACACCGCGACCCTGAAGCGCCTGGAGAAGTCGTCAGGGAGCCTCGCGGCGCAGGCCATCGCACGCATGGACGAGACGCTGTCCTGGTACCGGGCGATGCCGCCGGAGAACCGCTCCTGGATCGGTCTGGTGGCGCAGGCCGGTATCGCCGCGTTCACCGAGTGGTTCCGGCATCCGGACGCCCCCCAGGCCATCTCCACGGACGTCTTCGGGACCGCCCCCCGCGAGCTGACCAGGGCGATCACCCTGCGGCAGACCGTGGAGATGGTGCGTACAACGATCGAGGTGATGGAGTCGGCGATCGACGAGGTCGCTGCTCCGGGAGACGAATCCGTCCTCCGTGAGGCGCTGCTCGTCTACGCCCGTGAGATCGCCTTCGCCACCGCGCAGGTGTACGCGCAGGCCGCCGAGGCACGCGGTGCCTGGGATGCCCGCCTCGAATCGCTCGTGGTGAACGCGGTGCTCTCCGGTGAGGCCGACGAGGGGGCCGTCAGCAGGGCGGCCGCGCTCGGCTGGAACTCCCCCGAGCACGTCTGCGTGGTCCTCGGTACGGCGCCGGACGGCGACAGCGAGTTGACCGTCGAGGCCATCCGGCGGGCCGCCCGGCACGCGAAGCTCCAGGTCCTGACCGGTGTCCTCGGCACCCGGCTGGTCGTCATCGCGGGCGGCAACAACAATCCGATGGCCGTGGCCAAGGCACTGATCGGGCCGTACGCCGCCGGGCCGGTGGTGGCGGGGCCGATCGTGCCCGACCTGCTGGCGGCCACCCGTTCCGCGCAGGCCGCGGCGGCCGGGCTCAAGGCGAGTGCCGCCTGGCAGGACGCTCCGCGGCCCGTCCTCGCGGACGATCTGCTGCCCGAGCGCGCCATGGCAGGGGATCCGGCCGCCCGCGATCAGCTGGTGGAGGAGATCTACAGACCGTTGGAGGAGGCGGGCTCCGCGCTCCTGGAGACGCTGAGCGTCTATCTGGAGCAGGCGAGCAGCCTCGAAGGCGCCGCCCGGATGCTCTTCGTGCACCCCAACACCGTGCGCTACCGGCTTCGACGTGTGACTGACGTCACCGGTTGGTCGCCCTCCGACGTGCGCTCCGCGTTCACGCTCCGGATCGCGCTGATCCTGGGGCGTCTGGCCGACGGGGATCTCCAGTCGTAGGGCTTTTGTCGGGCCCCTACAATTCCCCCAGCCGTTCTTCGTCCCTGTCCCCACGGGCGGCTTACGCCGTCGACAAGAGAGAGTGTGAGAGTGCTCGTACTCGTCGCTCCCGGCCAAGGCGCTCAGTCGCCCGGCTTCCTGACTCCCTGGCTCGACCTCCCCGGCGCCGCAGACCGCCTCGGCGCCTGGTCGGACGCCATCGGGCTCGACCTCGCCCACTACGGCACGCGAGGGGACGCGGACGAGATCCGCGACACCGCCGTGGCGCAGCCGCTGCTCGTGGCGGCCGGACTGCTGTCCGCCGCGGCACTCGGTGACATCGCGCCGGGCGCGGTCGCCGGGCACAGCGTGGGTGAGATCACGGCCGCCGCGTACGCGGGGGTGCTCACCGACGACGACGCCCTGCGCCTCGTACGCAAGCGTGGGCTCGCCATGGCCGAGGCCGCCGCGGTCACGGAGACCGGTATGGCGGCGCTGCTCGGCGGCGACCCCGAGGTCACCGTCCCGCACCTGGAGAAGCTCGGCCTGACCCCGGCCAACGTGAACGGCGCGGGCCAGATCGTGGCCGCCGGCACCAAGGACCAGCTCGCCGCTCTGGAGGCCGACAAGCCGGAGGGCGTGCGCAAGGTCGTAACCCTCAAGGTCGCGGGCGCCTTCCACACGCACCACATGGCTCCCGCGGTGGCGCAGCTGGAGGAGGCCGCCGGCGGTCTCGCCCTCTCCGACCCGCGGTTCACCTACGTCTCGAACCGCGACGGCAAGGCCGTGGCCACCGGCGCCGAGGTGATCGAGCGCTTGGTCGGCCAGGTCGCCAACCCGGTCCGCTGGGACCTGTGCATGGAGACGTTCCGTGAGATGGGCGTCACCGCGCTGATCGAGGTGTGCCCCGGCGGCACGCTGACCGGCCTGGCCAAGCGCGCGCTGAAGGGCGTCCAGACGCTCGCGGTGAAGACCCCCGATGATCTCGACGCGGCTCGCGCGCTCGTCGCCGAGCATTCCTGAGCCGACGACAGACAAGGAGCCGTAGCGCATGTCGAAGATCAAGCCCAGTCAGGGCGCCCCGTACGCGCGGATCATGGGCGTCGGCGGCTACCGGCCCACCCGTGTCGTGCCGAACGAGGTGATCCTGGAGACGATCGACTCGTCCGACGAGTGGATCCGTTCCCGCTCGGGCATCGCCACCCGTCACTGGGCCTCCGACGAGGAGACCGTGGCCGCGATGTCGATCGAGGCGGCGGGCAAGGCGATCGCCGACGCGGGCATCACGCCCGAGCAGATCGGCGGCGTGATCGTCTCGACGGTCTCGCACTTCAAGCAGACCCCGGCCATCGCGACCGAGATCGCGGACAAGATCGGCGCGGGCAAGCCCGCCGCGTTCGACATCTCCGCGGGCTGCGCCGGCTTCGGTTACGGTCTGACGCTGGCCAGGGGTATGGTCACCGACGGCTCGGCGGAGTACGTCCTGGTCATCGGCGTGGAGCGGCTGAGCGACCTCACCGACCTGACCGACCGCGCGACGGCGTTCCTGTTCGGTGACGGTGCCGGTGCCGTGGTCGTCGGCCCCTCCAAGGAGCCGAGGATCGGTCCGACGGTCTGGGGCTCGGAGGGCGACAAGGCCGAGACGATCAAGCAGACCGAGTCCTGGGAGGCGTACCGCAACGGCGCCCCCGACAAGTTCCCTGCCATTACGCAGGAAGGCCAGGCGGTGTTCCGCTGGGCCGTGTTCGAGATGGCGAAGGTCGCCCAGCAGGCGCTGGACGCGGCCGGAATCACCGCGGACGACCTGGATGTCTTCATTCCGCATCAGGCCAACGAGCGGATCATCGACTCGATGGTGAAGACTCTGAAACTGCCGGAACACGTCACGGTCGCCCGTGACGTGCGCACCACCGGTAACACCTCGGCCGCCTCGATCCCGCTCGCGATGGAGCGGCTTCTGGCGACCGGCGAGGCGAAGAGCGGCGACACCGCGCTCGTCATCGGCTTCGGGGCGGGTCTCGTGTACGCCGCCACGGTCGTTACCCTCCCCTAGGCATCACGTCCGGATCACCCGGTCCGGGAACATGCCACCCCCTCTGGATACATACGAAGGAGCGCCAACATGGCCGCCACTCAGGAAGAGATCGTCGCCGGTCTCGCGGAGATCGTGAACGAGATCGCCGGCATCCCGGTCGAGGACGTCCAGCTGGACAAGTCCTTCACCGACGACCTGGACGTCGACTCGCTGTCCATGGTCGAGGTCGTCGTCGCCGCCGAAGAGCGCTTCGACGTCAAGATCCCGGACGACGACGTCAAGAACCTCAAGACGGTCGGCGACGCGACCAAGTACATCCTGGAGCACCAGGCCTGATCAGGCCTTTGCTCAGTCGCCACCCGGCGGTGGCGCCGCTGATCCCCTCAACACCGTGGAGAAATTTCCTGTGAACTCGACCAATCGCACCGTGGTCGTCACCGGTATCGGCGCAACCACACCGCTGGGTGGCGACGCAGCATCGACGTGGGAGGGCCTGCTCGCGGGCCGCTCCGGCGTCAGCACGCTGGAACAGGACTGGGCAGCCGAGCTGCCGGTCCGTATCGCCGGTCAGATCGCCGTGGAGCCGGGCGAGGTCATTCCCCGCCCGCAGGCGCGCAAGCTGGACCGTTCGGCGCAGTTCGCGCTGATCGCGGCCAAGGAGGCCTGGGCCGACGCGGGCTACACCGCGAAGGCGGGCGAGGACACGTCCGTGGACCCGCACCGCCTCGGCGCGGTCATCGCCTCCGGCATCGGCGGCGTAACCACGCTTCTGGACCAGTACGACGTGCTGAAGGAGAAGGGCGTACGCCGCGTCTCCCCGCACACCGTGCCGATGCTGATGCCCAACTCCCCGGCGGCCAACGTCGGCATCGAGCTGGGCGCCCACGCGGGCGTCCACACCCCGGTGTCGGCCTGCGCCTCGGGCGCGGAGGCCATCGGCTACGCGGTCGAGATGATCCGCACCGGCCGCGCCGACGTGGTCGTCGCGGGCGGCACGGAGGCGGCGATCCACCCGCTGCCGATCGTCGCGTTCGGCAACATGATGGCGATGTCCAAGAACAACGACGACCCGCAGGGTGCCTCGCGTCCCTACGACGCGGACCGCAACGGCTTCGTGCTCGGCGAGGGCGCCGGTGTGATCGTCCTGGAGTCCGAGGAGCACGCCAAGGCCCGCGGCGCGAAGATCTACGCGGAGGCCGTCGGCCAGGGCATCTCGGCCGACGCGCACCACATCACGCAGCCCGAGCCGTCCGGCAACGGCATCGCCGCGGCCCTGCAGAACCTGATCGACACGACGGACCTCAAGCCGGCCGAGATCGTGCACGTGAACGCGCACGCCACCTCGACCCCGCAGGGTGACGTCGCCGAGATCAAGGCGCTGCGCAAGGCGTTCGGCGACGACGTCGACCACATGGCGATCGCCAGCACCAAGTCGATGACGGGTCACCTGCTCGGTGGCGCGGGCGGCGTGGAGACCGTGGCCACGGTCCTCGCGCTCAAGCACCGCATCGCCCCGCCGACGATCAACATCGAGAACCTCGACCCCGAGGTCGACGCTGACGTCATCCGCGACGAGGCCCGCCCGCTGCCCGAGGGCCGCATCGCGGCGCTGAACGACTCGTTCGGCTTCGGCGGCCACAACGTGGTCCTGGCGTTCCGGAGCGTCTGACCCGGTCGTACGTACCCGAAGGGGCCCCCACCATGCGGTGGGGGCCCCTTCGGGTTACCCGGACGAGGTATCAGACGACCTGGTGCAGCCAGCGCACCGGCGCGCCCTCGCCCGCGTACCGGAAGGGTTCCAGTTCGTCGTCCCAGGGCTTGCCGAGGAGCTTCGCCAGCTCGGCCTCCAGGTCGCTCTCGCCGCGCTGCGAGCGGGCGAGGGCGGCGCGCAGGCGGTCCTCGGGGATGAGGATGTCGCCGTGGAGGCCGGTGACGGCGTGGAAGATGCCGAGGTCGGGCGTGGCGCTGTACCGCTCGCCCTCGGCGCTCGGGCACGGCTCGGCCGTGACCTCGAAGCGCAGCAGGGACCAGCCGCGCAGGGCGGAGGCGAGCTTGGAGGCGGTGCCCACCGAGCCCTTCCAGGAGAATTCGGATCTCCAGGTGCCCGGCGCGGCGGGCTGCCTGATCCAGTCGAGGCTCACACGCGCGCCGAGTACGCCCGCGACGGCCCACTCGACGTGTGGGCACAGCGCGCGCGGAGCGGAGTGCACGTACAGAACTCCACGTGTCGTCACCGGGACCTCCAGTGTGGGTCGAGGTTCGCCTTCCCCAGCGGCCTCGCGCCCGTGCCGAGCAATTTTCCCCAAAGGGTAGAGAAACCTGGGAAAAGGGGACAGATGTGACGTGATGTAATTTAGCGGAACCACAGCAGCGGGGCGTCACCGGGTGGATCACCCGCCTGTCGCCGCCGTGACAGCGGTGGCCTGGCGGCTACGGGGCGAGGCTACCGTGCGGCAGGGCAAGGAGGGTGACGTACCGTCGGTCCCGGGGCCGGGAAACTCCGACCTTTCACCCGGCGGGGCGCAACCCCGGCCGCGCGCACGACGCCACGTTGAACGACAGAGGGGACCAGGGGATGCGGAACCGCAGGCACCGCTCGCGCACCGTCGCAGCTCTCGCGGCGGCGGCCTTCCTCGGAACCGCGTCGCTGACGGCGTGTGACGCACAGGGGGGCAACTCCTCGGCCCCCGGCCCCTCCGCGCACAGCAAGCCGTCCCCCAGGCCCACCCCCGCCTGGGACACCACGCCCCGCTCGCTGGTGGCGATCGGCGACTCCATCACCCGCGGCTTCGACGCCTGCTCGGTCCTCTCCGACTGCCCGGAGGCTTCGTGGGCGACCGGCACGGACGCCGAGGTGCGGAGCCTCGCGACCCGGCTGCTCGGGAAGCGGGCCGCCTCGCACAGCTGGAACCACGCGAAGACCGGCGCCCGGGTGGCGGATCTGACCGGACAGGTCGAGCGGGCCGTCGTGGAGCGCCCCGAGCTGGTGACGGTGATGGTGGGCGCCAACGACGCATGCCGTTCGACGCCCGCCGCGATGACGCCGGTCGCACGGTTCCGCGCGGACTTCCAGGCGGCGATGCGCACGCTGCGCCGCTCGCTGCCGAGGGCGCAGGTGTACGTGTCGTCGGTGCCGGATCTGAAGCGGCTCTGGTCGCAGGGGCGCACGAACGCGCTGGGCAAGCAGGTGTGGAAGCTGGGCATCTGCTCGGCCATGCTGGCCGACCCGGACGATCTGGGCGCCGAGGCGTCCGAGCGGCGGGAGTCGGTGCAGGACCGCGTGGTGGCGTACAACGACGTGCTCGAAGAGGTGTGCGAGAAGGATCGGCGGTGCCGGTACGACGGCGGGGCGGTGTTCGACTATCGCTTCGACGGCGACCAGTTGAGCCACTGGGACTGGTTCCACCCCAGCAAGAACGGCCAGGCGCGGCTGGCCGAGCTGGCCTACCGGCAGGTGACCGCGCGCAAGCCTCCGGCCTAGGCCGGAGGGCACCCCCTCCGTCACCGCGCCCCTTGCGGGGCGGTCCTGAGCACCCTGGTCAAGCGCAGGTCCGCGACCGAGCGGCCCGCCTGGACCTCGTAGGAACCCGCCTGGTAAGCCCACGAGTTGGATACCTCGTCCCAGATCTCGAAGGCCCGGCGCGGGAGTTCCACGGTGGCCCGGACGCTCTCGTCCGGCGCCGCCTCGACGGTCGCGAAGCCCGCGAGCCAGCGGGCCGGGCGGGCGGGGTCGGGCTCGGTGGGGGCCAGGTAGAGCTGGACGACCTCACGGCCCGTGCGACACCCGGAGTTTCGGACGCGGACCGTGGCCGTCGTGCCCTCTACCGTGAGCGACTCGTACGTCCAGTCGGTGTAGCCGAGGCCGTGGCCGAACGCGTACGAGGGCGTGGCACCCACCCTCTCCCAGGCGCGGTAGCCGATGAACACGCCCTCCCGGTAAGCGAGTTCGGCGTTGCTCGGGGTGACTTCCGTGACGGGGGCGGCGGCGAGGTCCCCCCAGGTGGTGGGGAGTCGGCCGCCCGGCTCCTCGGCGCCGAGTAGGACGTCGGCGAGGGCGGCGCCGCCCTCCTGGCCGGGGAACCAGCCGAGCAGGACCGCGGCGACGTCGTCGCGCCACGGCAGCTCCACCGGGGCACCGGAGTTGACGACGACCACGGTGCGGGGGTTGGCGGCGGCCACCGCGCGGACCAGGTCGTCCTGGCGGCCCGGCAGCCTCAGGTCCCGGCGGTCGAAGCCCTCGGACTCGACGCGCTCGGTGGTGGCGACGACCACGACGGCGGTGTCGGCGTCGCGCGCCGCCTCGACGGCCTCGGACATCAGTTCGTCGTCGGCGCGTCGCGGGCCGAGGTGGACGAGGGAGAACAGGACGCCGGGCAGCGGAGCAGCGGCCTTCCTTTCGAGCCGGTGGAGCAGGGATACCTCGACGGGCTCGCCCTCGGTGAGGGCCACCGTGCCGCGTTCGACCGGGGAGCCGAAGAACGCCTCGAACGGATCGGCCCCGGCGTCCGCGCGCTGCACTCCGTCGAAGAGGACCCGGCCGCCGACCGTGAGCGTGAAGCCGCCGAGGCCGCGCGTGCCGAAGGAGTGCTCGCCGCTCTCGCGCGGTGTGAACGTGCCGACGACCTCGACGCTCGCCATGGCCTCGTGGGTGACGCCTTCGGGCAGGTCGTCGCCGATCCACTGGACCTGGCCGGACGGCAGGCCGCCCTCGCCGAGGACGGTGCCCTTGACGTCCCGGCAGCGGGCGCACAGCTCGAACCCCTTGTCGGCGGGGGCGAGTTCGTCGCTCGGGTCGGCCCCGACGGCGTAGGTGAGGGCGCCCTCGGGCAGGGCGGCGGCCAGGCCGTCGAGCGGGGAGACGACACGGGCGGGGAAGACGGTGGCGGAGCCGCCGCCGAGGACGCGGGCGTCGCGGGCGGCGGCGCCGATCAGGGCGATCCTGCCGGCGGAGCGGCTGAGCGGCAGGGTCTGGTTGTCGTTGCGTACGAGGACGAAGGAGCGGCGGGCGATCTCGCGGGCCAGGGCCGCGCCGTCGATCTCGGCGGGGGCCTCCGTCACGACCGGCTCGGCGCCTTCGAGCACGCCGACACGCGCGGCGAGGCGCAGGACGTTGCGGACGGCCTCGTCGACCGCCCCCTCCTCGGCCTCCCCCGCGCGGACGGAGGCGGCGAGCGGCTCGCCGTACACGGTGCGGGGTCCCGGCATGGCGACGTCGAGGCCGCCCTCGAGGGCGCCGGTGGTGGAGCGGGCGGCCATCCAGTCGGAGACGTTGCAGCCGTCGAAGCCCCATTCGCCGCGCAGGACCTCGTTCACGAGGTAGCGGTGTTCGGTCATCGTCACGCCGTTGACCTGGTTGTACGCGGTCATGATGCCCCAGGGGTGGGCGCCCGCGACGATCGCCTCGAAGGGCGCGAGGTACAGCTCGCGCAGGGCGCGTGCGCCGATCCTGTTGTCGACGGTGAAGCGTTCGGTCTCGGCGTCGTTGGCGACGAAGTGCTTGACGGTCGTGCCGACGCCGCCGGACTGCACGCCCTGGACGTAACCGGTGCCGATCACGCCCGTCAGATACGGGTCCTCGCTGTACGCCTCGAAGTGGCGGCCGCCCAGCGGGGTGCGGTGGAGGTTGACGGTCGGCGCGAGCAGCACGTGCACGCCCTTGCGGCGGGCCTCCTGCGCGAGGAGCGCCCCGGCGCGGCGTGCCAGGTCCTGGTCCCAGGTGGCGGCGAGGGCGGTCGGGGAGGGCAGTGCGATGGACGGGTCGTCGGCGGTCCAGCGGGTGCCGCGCACGCCGATCGGGCCGTCGGACATGACCAGGGGCTTCAGGCCGATCTCCGGCAGGGCGTGCAGGGACCACATGTCACGGCCGCCGAGCAGGCGGGCCTTGGCGTCCGGGCCGAGCTTGCCGAGCGCGGCCTCGACGGCCGCCTCCCGCGCCCGGTCCGCGTCCGTGGTCTCGGTGTCGGTGGCCTCGGTGGGCTTGCGTGCCGCCATGGCGGTGCCTCCTCGTTGAGTCCGGGCCGGCCGGTACGCGCCGGCTGCCCCATCCTGCATCGCCTACCTGTTGATCGGTAGGTTTCGTGATGCGGGCGTTATATGAAGATGTCGTACGGTCCTTCGAGCGGGGCCGGAAGTCCCGCGGGCGGGCCACGGGCGCGGGGCCCGAGGGGAAGCCGAGGGAGAGGTGCGGACATGGCGGCGGGCAGGGCGAGGCCCAGGGGCGAGGAGCGGCGCGCGGAGATCCTCCGGGCCGCCCTGGAGGTGATCGCCGAGCGCGGTTACCGGGGCGCGAGCCTCGGGGCGGTCGCCGAGCGGGTCGGGCTCACCCAGCAGGGCCTGCTGCACTACTTCCCCACCAAGGAGGCGCTGCTGGTGGCCGTCCTGGAGGCCCGCGACCAGTGGGACGCGGTGCCGCACGGCGAGTGGCGGCTCGACCTGCTCGGCTCGCTGGTGGAGTACAACGCGATGCGGCCCGGCATCGTGCAGACCTTCTCCGCGCTGCTCGGCGAGAGCGTGACGGACGGGCATCCGGCACGCCCCTTCTTCACCGGGCGGTACGAGGCGGTGCGCGCGAGCTTCGCGGCGGTGCTGCGCGCCGAGTACGGGGAGCGGCTGCCGGGCGGGCTCACCCCCGAGGCGGTGGCCCCGCTGATGGTGGCGGTGATGGACGGCTTGCAGTACCAGTGGCTGCTCGATCCCGAGTCGGTGGACATGCCGGGGGCGTTCAGGGCCTTCCTCGCGCTCCTGGGCGCCGGCCCCGGTCAGCACCTCGATTGACACCTCGCCTCATGGCGCCTTCGGCAGCTGCTGGGTCGCGCAGTGGATGCCGCCGCCTCCCTCGCCGAGCGCGTTCACCGGGAGCTGGGTGACCTCGCGCCCCGGATACAGCTCCCGGACGATCGAGGCGGCGCCGCTGTCGGCCTTCCTGTCGCCGAAGCGGGGCATGATCACGGCGTCGTTCGCCACGTAGTAATTGACGTAGCTCGCGAGGAAGTCGGGGCCTCGGCGGCCGATGTGCGTCGGTTCGGGGAGGGAGACCAGGTCGAGGGATCCGCCCCGGGCGTCCTTCGCTTCGGACAGAGCCTCGCGGGCCTGCCGGTACACCTTCGTCCAGACGTCGTCGGGGGCCGTCGGTGCGGGGGTGCTCATGACCACCACGCCCGGTTCGGCGAAGCGGGCCAGGGAGTCGATGTGGTAGTCCGTGATGTCCTCGCCCCTGACGCCGTCCACCCAGAGGACCTGGGTGACGCCGAACAGCGGCTTGAGCGCGCGCTCGATGTCGTCGCGGGACTTGCCGGGGTTGCGGTTGTCGTTGACCAGTGAGCTCTCGGTCGCGAGCAGCGTGCCCGCCCCGTCGACCTCGATCGCGCCTCCCTCGCCGACGATCGGCGCCCGCACGCGAGGGACGCGCAGGCCGGACAGGATCCGGCGGGCGACCTCGCTGTCGCGGGCGTGTTCCTGCTTGCCGCCCCAGCCGTTGAAGTTGAGGTCGACGCCCGCGACGCCGTCGGGGCCGAGCACGAAGCTCGGGCCCGTGTCCCGCATCCACAGGTCGTCCACCG
This window contains:
- a CDS encoding agmatine deiminase family protein, with translation MASGMTSSRASSGASSTATGTAAASGSAGSGSGLPGRRALGAGALAALGTVALSACGGGPDGRGPAPDRTGPAAAEPGGDRRMPDEAAPHELTYMSWPSRRVWKSYAHAVREDIARIARTIAEFEPVTLLADERDAKAARRACGSGVEILPVPVDDLWMRDTGPSFVLGPDGVAGVDLNFNGWGGKQEHARDSEVARRILSGLRVPRVRAPIVGEGGAIEVDGAGTLLATESSLVNDNRNPGKSRDDIERALKPLFGVTQVLWVDGVRGEDITDYHIDSLARFAEPGVVVMSTPAPTAPDDVWTKVYRQAREALSEAKDARGGSLDLVSLPEPTHIGRRGPDFLASYVNYYVANDAVIMPRFGDRKADSGAASIVRELYPGREVTQLPVNALGEGGGGIHCATQQLPKAP